GGGAACGATCTCGAACGAGATGTTGGCCTTGTCGCACGCCTGGGCCTCCTCGGGCCCCGACGCGAAGGTGAAGGGGTCGCCGACCAGCAGGCGGACGACGTTCTTGCCGCGCTTGGCGTGCTTGACGACGAGCCGGCCACGGGCGGCGGGGGTCAGGACGCCCCCGTCCTCACCGTGGCCGCCCTCGACGACCTCGACGCCCTCGCGTACGAGGTGCGCCTGGTCCGCGGACTCGATGATGACGACGTCAGCGGCGTCGAGGAGCTCCTTGGCGCGCACGGTGAGCAGGCTGGCGTCACCAGGGCCGGCGCCGACGAAGCTGACGTGCCCGATCGGCCGCGTGGCAGCGATCGGGGTCGCGCCGTCGGCAGCCGCGGCAGGCGCGGCCTGCTCCGGCTCGGTCACCTTGCGGTTGCGGGTGGCGGTGGTGGTGCTCACGGTTCTCATTCCTCGTCTGCCTCTGGCATGTTGGGCTCACGGGGGTCGGTGGTCATGGGGCTGTGGCTCGCATCAGCGAGTCCGCACCCTCGGCGATCATCTCGGCAGCGAGACGTTCGCCGATCCCGATCGGGTCCTGGACGGACCCGGTCGCGGACAGTCGGATGGACGGTGCGCCGGAGGGATCTCCGACAAAGGCCCGCAACCACAGCTGAAGGGATCCGTCGTCGTCGACGACCTCGGCCCACGCCCCCACGGGGGCCGAGCAACCCGCCTCGAGCGAGGCGAGAAGGCTGCGTTCTGCGGTGACGGCGGCGCGGGTGGCGTCGTCGTCGAGGCGGGCGAGCAGCCCGGCGACCTCGCGGTCGTCGGAACGGCACTCGCACGCCAAGGCGCCCTGCCCGGGGGCCGGGAGCACCTGGAGCGGGTCGAGGAGCTCGGTCGCCTCTTCGATCCTGCCAAGCCGACGCAAACCGGCTGCGGCGAGCACGACGGCGTCGAGCTCGCCATCACGGACCTTGGCGATCCGCGTGTCTACGTTGCCGCGCAGTCCGACGACCTCGATCCCGAGGCCGAGCGCGTTGAGCTGGGCGGCACGGCGCGGGGAGCCCGTGCCGACGCGAGAGCCGACCGGGAGCTCCCCGAGGGTCAGGCCGTCGCGAGCGATGACCGCGTCTCGCGGGTCGACGCGCGGGGGCATGGCTGCGAGGAGGATGCCGTCGGCAGGAGCGGTCGGCAGGTCCTTCAGCGAGTGCACCGCGACGTCGACCTCGCCGGCGAGGAGGGCGTCTCGGAGCGCCGACACGAAGACGCCCGTGCCCCCGATCTCGGCGAGCGGACGCGTGCTGCGGTCGCCCTCGGTCGACACGGTGACGAGCTCGGTCTCGA
Above is a genomic segment from Mumia sp. Pv4-285 containing:
- the hemC gene encoding hydroxymethylbilane synthase; the protein is MTLRVGTRASALATTQSSQVAALLTELTGVETELVTVSTEGDRSTRPLAEIGGTGVFVSALRDALLAGEVDVAVHSLKDLPTAPADGILLAAMPPRVDPRDAVIARDGLTLGELPVGSRVGTGSPRRAAQLNALGLGIEVVGLRGNVDTRIAKVRDGELDAVVLAAAGLRRLGRIEEATELLDPLQVLPAPGQGALACECRSDDREVAGLLARLDDDATRAAVTAERSLLASLEAGCSAPVGAWAEVVDDDGSLQLWLRAFVGDPSGAPSIRLSATGSVQDPIGIGERLAAEMIAEGADSLMRATAP